The Candidatus Omnitrophota bacterium nucleotide sequence TACAGCTATGGCTACGCGCTGGGAGCGGCCTGCCGGGCTAAGGCGCTGGCGGGCGAGACGGACAAGGCGATCGCCATCGGCCACCGCGCCATCTCCATCGCCAGCCAGGAACCCTTGGCTTGGGAAAGCCTCGCCATCGCCTACGCGCAAAAGAGCGCCGAAAATGGACAGACGCAGCGATTCATGGAAGACATCGACAAGCATCCCAGCGCCGCTTCTCAATTTTATTCCCGGCTGGGGATGCAAAAACTGCGAACGGGGAAAAAACAAGAAGCCGCCGTCCTGTTGGAAAAAGCCGTAAAGGCGGAGCCTAAGAATTTGGACGCCCTGCAATCTCTCGGCTTGGCCCTCTACGACATCGGCCAGGCGACGCGCGCCGCGGAGGTTTTGCAGCAAGCCGTGGCGCTCAAACCGGATGAGGCGGAAAATCACGCTCGCTTGGGACGCTCGTATATCAAACTTAATAAACCGAATGAAGGCGTCGCGGAGCTGCGCACCGCCATCAAACTCGATCCCAAAAAGGCGGATTACCATTACGATCTGGGCATGGTTCTATCCTCGCAGAATCGGCAGGAAGAATCCATGCAAGAGTTTCGCCGGTCCATCGAGTTGGCGCCCAATGCCGCCGCAGCGCATTTCAAGTTAGCCAACGCCCTATATTTCGCGAATCGATTCGACGAAGCCGCCTCCGAATACCGCAAAACCATCGAACTGGAATCCGGCTTCGGATACGCGCATTTCAACCTCGGCGCCGTTCTTCAACGTCAGGAAAAATACGGCGAGGCCATTCGGGAATATGAGGAAGAGATCCGTTATTACCCAAAATTCGCAGAACCCTTCAACCGCATCGCCTTGATCTATTGCAATCAAAAGGATTACGCCAAAGCGAAGGAAACGATCGAACGAGCGGAACGATCCAGCCTTCAACTTGATCCGAAAGTACGCCAGGAATTGCAGAAAATCGCGCCCGCTTCCGAAACGCCTGAGTAGAAGAGGCTTCCAGCCTCTTGAGTAGTAAAAGAAAGAGCCAAGATGGCTCTTCTACTTTTTACGATCAAGGCTTTTTCGCATCGGCGGGACGATCGATTCCCGCCCAGCAATTATACGTATCCAACTCCGTAACTCCCGACGATTTCAAATAGAGAAACAATTGCATTTTGTAAGCTGCCATAAATTTCAGACAGTAATTGACGAGCGCATCGCCCATTTTGCCTTGCTTGCCGCTAAAAAGCGTGACATCTCGATGCAGTAAATCATCTTCTTTCAATTCAGAAACCATCTTTTCCACTTCCCGCATCTGTTCGTCCATTGCTTCGCAAAAACGATCGGCGGCTACGGTTTTCGATTTCGCCGCGTCCTCCTGAATGCGGCTCCTATCAAAAATAATGGCGTGAGCGGGCGCTAACACCGATATCGTAAGATACTGCAATAACTCCAGCATCGACCGCTGGCCGGGAGTCGGCCGATACTCCAACGCGCCGGATGGAATTTTGGAATACAAATGCTTGCATATATCCGTTTCCTGGCATAAGGATTGGAGAAATTGTTCTTTCGTTAATATCATCGGGATTCCTTTCCTTATTCGTAAGAGGCTCTTACAAAATGAACAAAATCTGTCCTTAAATTCTCCCCCCAAGCTTGGGGGGAGTTAGAGGGGGGTTGATTTTAATGGACTTACGTTAACCCCCTCCTAACCTCCCCCAAGCTTGGGGGAGGAATAATAGAATTTTGCAAGAGGCTCGTAAGATAAACAAAAGCCATAATATCATCGCATTCCCTTTTGCGCGATAGTTTTGGCTGCCGTGTTATGGATTCAAATGCAAGGGAACATGGCGGGCTGCGTTTCGCCAATTACCCTCACTACGTTGTCAATCGGCGCTGAGAAATCGGACAGGCAAGCGGTTGTAGAAGGGACCGTAAAAGGATGGCAGCCAGGAATATTGCAGCGCTACGATTTTAAAGCGGTAACGATGACCGTATTCCGGACCGTTTTGAAAAGCCGGTTCAAGCAAATGAGCCTGCGCTTTCCATTCGAGATAATGGGCTTTGCCGTCCGCCGTCCGGCCCAGCAAAGCGAAATCGCCTTGATCGACGAGTACATAAACCAGAATGCTGCGCGTATTGTCTTCGTCGATATACGGCGGCAATTTCCAGCGAATCGCGAGTACGCGATCGGAATACGAATCGAAATCGTCTCCCCCGCTCAAATCCTCCGTCACATTCAGGTCGTCCGTTACCGTAACCCAAGGCGATAGCGTTGGCGTCGCCGTCGGGGTCGCCGTCGCCAGCGGCGTATAAAATTTCGTAGGCGTAGGCGTGGGGGTAAATCTCCATGTCGCCGTCGGCGTCGGGGGAATCGTAGGAGTCGGCGTCGCCGTCGCCATGGGCGTTGGCGTTTGTTCGATGCTTTGCAAAAACAGAACCGGCCCCGGATTGTCGAAGGGGCCGTAATACCCCGCCCGATCGTATTTTTTCATGGCGAATATCCGGAATTCGTAAGCATTCCCAAATTGCGGACCGTCTTGAAATTCCTCCGCCAGCAGCGAACTCTTTTCACGCCATTGCAAATAAACCGCCGTTTCGTTTTCCGCCGCTCCCAAATATCGATAAGGAAGAACGCCATTGATTTTTACATACACATGAACGGCTTTAATATTATTTTTATCCACAATGGCGGAATCGAGCGTCCAACGAATTACGAGATTCCGGTTCTCATCCGGATCGATATCTTTCCCGTTGCTTACGTCGTCTTTCGTCAGGATATTGTCTGAGACGGTAACCGTTGAATACAATTCCACTGGCCCCTTATTAGCGAGGGGGCCGAGTAGAGCCGCCGTTCCTCCCTTTTGCAACGCATAAATCTGAAAACGATAGGAAAATCCGAACTTCGGCCCAGATTGAAAAGCGGACTCCAAACCTGCGCCTCCCGCTTTCCAGGAAAAATAGGGAACGTCTCCGCTTCCCGTATGGCCGATGTAAACGTAATATTCATCGACCGGGGCGGCGTAGATCTGAAAATCCGTTATATCCTTCGCGTTGAAATTCCACCGTAACGCCAATTCGCGGCTGGAGACGGGGTCGTAATCGCGTTCGCCGCTCAAATCCTCTACGGTGGAAAGCGTATCCGTAACAATCAGCGTATTCGCCGGTAGAGTGGGAATTACGATGGGCGTGGGCGTCGGCGTAATCGTGGCCGTCGGCGTCGGTGTGCGAATCGGCGTATCCGTCGGCGTCGGCGTAATGGTGCTGGTGGCCGTAGGAGTCGGCGTCGGCCTTTCCTTGGCGGTTACCGTCGTTTTTACAATCACGGGATTTTGAACATGGTCGTCCACGGAACAAACGAGAACGTAAACGCCCCAAACAGCAGGCGTAAAAAGCGCAGCGTTTTCCAACATGCCGGAAAACTGGACAAGCGAACGATCCGGGCCTGATTCGACCGACCAGGAATAATCGTAGGTCCCATCACCGCCGCGCGCTATGACCGATAATGATACGGTTTCGCTGGCATACGCCGTATGATCGGCAATCGCCTCGATGACGATTTGGTTGGTTACGGCGCGAATGCGGTGATTGGCGCTGTCGGCGATGTAGAGAATTCCACGCGCGTCAGCAAAAGCGCCCGAAGGTTGAAATAACGGGGCGCCATCCGAGAGGCCATAGCCGCCGGTTCCCGCTTTTCCACTTCCCGCCGCCGTCGATATCAAGCCGGCGTTATCCACTTTGCGGATGGAATGGTTGAAATAATCGGAAATGAAAAGAGAGCCGGCAAAATCGGCGAAGATGCGGATGGGATGGTACAGATTCGCCTTGGCCGCCGGACCGCCATCGCCGGAATAGCCCGCGATTCCCGTTCCCGCCGCCGTCGTGATTACGCCATCGAGGCCGACTTTACGGATGCGATGGTTGCCGAAATCCGCGATATAGAGATTTCCCGATCCATCGGCGCTGACGCCCCACGGAGAATCCAACATCGCTAGCACGGCGGGACCGCCGTCGCCGGAATAGCCGCTTACGCCGATGCCCGCCGCCGTCGTAATCATGCCCGATGGATGCACTTTCCGGACGCGGTGATTGTCCGTATCTGCGATATACAGAGCGCCGGAAGCGTCGGCGCAAACGCCGCGCGGCAGATTCAAACTTGCTTTCGTCGCCATACCTCCGTCGCCCGAATAACCGCTGGCTCTGCTTCCCGCAATGGTGGAAATCGTTCCCGCCGCATCGATTTTGCGGATGCGATGATTCCAACTATCCGCAATATAAAGATTGCCCTGGCCGTCGAGACTAACGTCTTGGGGAAAGATCAATCTCGCCTTTTTCGCGGGTCCGCCGTCTCCGGAAAATCCAGCCGAGCCGTCTCCCGCGATGGTCGATATCGTGCCTGAAACATCCACCTTGCGAATGCAATGGTTCCAATAGTCGGCGATATAGAGATTGCCATGAGAGTCGCGGCATACGCTGCGGGGATAATTCAACCTTGCATTTCTAGCGGAACCGCCGTCGCCGCCGTAGCCGGGAACGCCATCGCCCGCCATCGTAAACAGATAAGGCAAAACTGGCGTCGGAGTAGGACTCGGCGTAAACGTCGGCGTTATCGTCGGAGTCGGAGATGCCGTCGGCGTCGCGGTAGGAGTAAAGGTTAGCGTAGGAGTAAACGTGGATGTCGGCGGCGGTGGGGCCGTCGCCGTATAAGAAGGCGTGAGCGTGTAAGTCGCTGTGAAACTCGGCGTTGGCGAAAACGTCGGCGTCATGGTTGGCGTGGGGGTAAAGGTGAATGTCGATGTGGGAGTAGGCGTCGGCGGAGAGACGATATCCAGGAACAATCCATATTTCCCCGTATATGAATCGTTCTTCTCTCCGATGCGAAGAAAATAATCCCCGCTTTCCGTCAATAGCCGATCTTGAAGTTGAATTTGAGAAACATCGCCGGTTACGCTTTGAATTAGAATCCCGCTGGGATCGAAGAGATCGAATTTCGGCTTTCCCTCCGAAAGCAACCGCAACGAGATGGATGCCCGGTCGCCCGCCGCCGCTGCGAAACGGAATAAATCCATATCCCCCCGGCGCTCAAGTTCTCCCGTCGCGCTTTGGCCCGGTTGAAGCGTAAGGGGAACGTCCTGTTCGAATATCCATAACGAAATCCAATAATCGCCGCTTGCGGCGCCGCTAATGCGAATCGTGTATTTGCCGCCCTTTTTCAAGACTTCATCGCTAAATTGGAGAGGACTCGATGCGCCGGAGCGCTCCGCTTCCACTATCCCCGTAGGGTCCAATAGTTCGATCCGCCAGGAATTGTTTTCCAGCCAAATCAAGGCGATTGTTACGCGATGGCCTTTTTGAGCATTAAACGAATAAGAGATTTTATCGGCGGCATCTTCCAATCGGCCGGTAAGAGTCTGATCGTGGGCGATAGGCAAAGCCGTTTGCGCATAAACGGAAAAAGGGGCATAAACGGAATAAATAAAGGCAAATAAATACCCTAATTTCCGAGTTTTATGCAACCGGAAAGAAAATGAAGGGGAGTATTCCCCGTAGAAAAAAGCCCGCCCCGCAGGAAAAAACATTTCCCGAATCGATTCCTTGAATTCAAGCATCAAAACAGACCCTGAAAAATAGGGTTAACCTGCTTTCCATTATTTTCGGCGAAATTTCGTTTATCTTAAAAATCATTACGACGAATAGAAGACGATCGGCTATTATTCATTCAAACAAGAGATCATCCTATTCGTTCGATCGACGGTATATTGTTCCATTCATCTTAACAATAGTGAGCTATTAATTAATCTTGCCGATGACTTTTTATGGGCGGACACTATACTTCTTCCTTTGTGCGATGGAATATTTCATGATACTGTAAAAAAATAGAAGTATATAAATAACTCATGTTATACGCGAAATCCTTTTTCCTAGGAATGTTCCGTCTATACAATTCTTCTCCAAAAATGGGAAGAGGTGAGGAGAGTGCTGATATTATTGAATTTATCCCATAATCCTCACTCTCATCCAACAGACGAATCAATATGGAATGCAAAATTTGAGCCAACAATTCTGCATGGATTAATTGAATGATATTCAAACCCCTTTTTGAGAATTTGACTTTACTCCTAGCATTATGCACAGCCTATAGTTTTACATTGCGTTATTACAGAAAAGGGACGTTGACGACGCAATGTTTTACAGGTCTTATATTCGGCGGCGTCGCTTTTGTCGTAATGATGTATCCTTATGTTTTAGCTCCCGGTCTTATCTTTGATACGCGTTCCGTTTTATTAAGCACGGTGGGATTGTTCGGCGGAACCATATCCGCCGCCGTCGCCGTGTTGATTACGGCTTCCTATCGTCTGTGGCTGGGGGGACCGGGAATGATTATGGGAGTAGGCGTAATCGTCACTTCCGCCGCCATTGGAGCGATCTATCACAATAAATATCGCCGCTCGCTCGAGAATATCTCGCCTTACGACTTATATATTCTTGGCCTCATCGTCCATTTTTTCATGATTGTCTGGACGCTGGCGGTTCCTTGGCCGTTATCCTTGACGGTTATGAAAAAAATATGGCTGCCGGTGATCGTGATATATCCGATCGGCAATGTCATTTTAGGACTGTTGCTCGCCAACCAGGAATCTCTCTTTCACACCGAAATCAGGTTGAAAGAGAGCGAAAAAAGATACCGTGAACTCGTCCATAACGTCAATAGCATTATTCTGCGAATAAATCCTCAAGGAAAAATCACATTTATCAACGAGTACGCTCTTCAATTTTTCGGATATTCGGAAGAAGAAATTCTGGGCCGCGATGTATTGGGTTCAATTTTACCGGAAAGGGAAAGTACCGGGCGGAATTTGAAAGTCATACTGGAGAATATACTTCTCCATCCCATAAAATACGCGAGAAGCGAAAATGAGAATATTACAAAAGACGGCCGAAGAGTCTGGATCGTCTGGAGCAATAGGCCGATCTTCGATCAAAAAGGCAATTTCGTCGAAATTTTTTGCGTAGGCAACGATAATACGGAACAAAAGAGGTTGGAGGAACAATTAATCCAGTCGCAGAAAATGGAATCCGTTGGCCGCCTGGCGGGGGGAATCGCGCACGATTTCAATAATTTGTTGTTGATTATCAACGGATACAGCCAACTGGCCTTGCAGCATCTTGAGCCGGACTCTCCTATATACAAAGATATCGAATCCATTCTCAAAGCCGGAGAACGAGCCGCCGCCTTGACGCGGCAGTTGTTGGCGTTCAGCCGCAAACAAGTCATTCAAGCCCAAATTATCAACCTTAACACTACGATCGTCGAATTGGATAAGATGCTTCGCCGTCTGATTGGAGAGAATATTGAACTTGTTACGATTCCTTCTCCTTCCTTGAATCCGATCAAAGCCGATCCGGGCCAGATCGAACAGATCATCATGAACATGGCGGTGAACGCCCGCGACGCCATGCCGTATGGCGGAAAACTCGTCATCGAGACCGCCAATATTCATTTGGACGAGTCCTATACTCAAAATCACGCCGAGGTCATTCCCGGCGATTATGTGATGTTAGCCATCAGCGACTCCGGCTGCGGGATGGATAAAGAGACCATGTCGAAAATCTTCGATCCCTTTTTTACTACCAAAGATTTCGGCAAAGGAACGGGGCTGGGACTCTCCACCGTCTATGGGATCGTCAAACAATGCGAAGGGCATATATGGACATACAGCGAATTGGGACAAGGAACCGCATTCAAGATTTATTTCCCCAGCGTAATAGCCCCTATTGTTAAGGAAGAGTATATCAAGGATTCGGTGGAAAATCTCCAAGGATCGGAAACGATCCTGCTGGTGGAAGACGAGGATTCCGTCAGAAATCTGCTGAATAACGTTTTAAGCCAAAACGGTTATCGCGTATTGGCGGCCAGTTGCGGCTGCGACGCTTTATCCCTTTTCGAAGAGAATAAGGAATCGATTTCGCTGGTCATCACCGACGTCGTCATGCCGGGGATGAGCGGACGGGAATTGTCCGATCGATTGGCCGCCTTTCATTCCGGCGTAAAAATTTTATTTCTTTCCGGCTATACGGGCGAAAACATCCTGCTGAACGATATATTGGAAGAGGGAGGGGCATTTATCCAAAAACCGATCGCTATACGCGACTTGCTAAAAAAAGTCAAAGAAATTCTTGGAACGTAAAAGACGGAATGACCAATTTATCCGTTACGCTTGGATGGCGAAATAAAGCAAAGCGGGGGCGTCATCGATTATAAATCCCAAAACGCAGGGATCGGCAAGCCATTTTTTCCATTCCGTCTCATCCAAAACGGCGGATTCGGGAATACCGAAATCGAATAGGGCGTTTTTGCCGAATAATTCGGGGAGCAGATTGCCTACTAGAAGATTAATAAGTTCGTTAATCGCGTCTTGAGCGTTATACACGGCGTCTTCCGCATCGGGATCCGTTCCCAGTACATTGCTGGCGATGACGGCGCCCAGCCGAGCGGGAACCATCATGGAGAGAACGCCGGAACGGGGACCGGAGAAAGCGAGCGACGATCGAAGAAAATGAGTCTCCTCCGAATGAATATCCTCCACAGAAACCGGATCGCAAAACATGAAGGAGAATTTTTCCAACATCGTTTCAAAAATGGCGCTCAAATTCTCCCGATAAGAAATCTCCATTCCTATTCTCCCATGACTTTATCGACTACTTCGCGAATCATTTCCGGCGTGAACGGTTTGCGAATATAGGATTTAACCCCGAAATTAACCAATTCTTTGACGCGGGTTTGGCTGCCTTCGGAAGAGACGACGACAACGGGAATTTTTTTCAATTGATCGTCCGCCCACATATTTTCGATCATTTCCACTCCATCCATGATGGGCATGTGAATATCGGAAAAAACGAGATCGATGGGATTCGAGCGAAGAATATCCAGCGCCTCTTTGCCATTCATCGCGTCAAAAATCTTCTTGACGGGAATTTCCGCCATTTCCAGCGTTTTAGCGATAACAGCGTGGACGACGCGAGAATCGTCAACGACAAGAATACTAAGAGACATCGCATCCCTTTCCCTCGGCAGGCGCGAGAAATTCTTTCATGCTTTCCAAAGCGGATTGAATTCGAAAGATGACTTTTTCAACGATATGCACATTCAATTTCAAACGGGTTTCCGCCGCCATAGACGCCCAATAATTCAACCCTTCGCTTTCGGGGCCGACTCCCATTTGAAGAGCCGTAGCGTCCGCCGCATGAACCAGATCGACCAAGAGCGTATCGCCTCGCGTATATAATTCCGGCAGATGATGCCACCTGACGACATCAACGATCAGGGACGGCATTTTCCATTGTTGGAGGACGATCGAACCCACTTCCATATGATCGATGCCCAACATTCTTCTTTCCGCTTCATCCACGGAAATGGATTCATCGCACGACAAATCAAGAATCGGTTTGGGATCGACCTCAAACCTTTTTTCCAGCAATATCTTGCCGATATCATGCAGAAATCCGCATAAATAGGCATATTTCGGCGCAGGGATTTTCATTTCCTCCGCCAACAATTCCGCGCCCGCGGCTACGGCGAAACTGTGATTGCATAAATCCCACGGAATGATCTCGCCGCCTTGAACGGCGGACAGAAGCCAATCGAATACGCTGGTGCAGACGACCAATTCCAGCGCCCGATTTTCGTTTAACGTCTCTACGAGAGCGGTTAAGGATTGGATCTCGGCGGCATCCGTAAAATAACCGCAATTGGCCAATTTGAAAATTTTGTCGGTCAATTCAGGCTCCGATCTCAAAGCCTTCATGACATCCGGTTCCATGCGTCCGCTGCATCGCAAGTCTCTAACAGCTAATTGGAGAACCGTGGAAATAGGAGGCAGCGCCTCTATTCTCTGCAATAATTCCAGTCTTCGCATTAGAAAGGAACCTCCACGCCCCTGGATCGAATCGATGTTTGTCCATCATGCAAACGAAGGATCAACGTACGGGGGATGGATCCTCCGACTTCCTGACTTTTAATCAAGATATTATTCTTCCATAGCACCTTTCGTAGAATGGTAAAATTACGTTCGCCTGTTTTAAAAACTCCTTTTTGATCGAGAAAAGTTCCTCCTCCAGCGACTTTACAAATCAAGCGTTTTTTATTGGCGCCCATTTTCAATATCACCGCCAACAAAGCCTCAAAACCGGAGTCTACGAACATGCAAGGATTTCCATTGGCTCTTTCCGGATTCATATTCGACTGCGGCAATAAGGCGTGCAGCATTCCCCCTACGCAACTAGCCGGATCGTAAAGCGTTACGCCCAGGCAGGATCCTAATGAACTGGTAATGATAATGTCGTCTTTATTGTTTGAGACTTTCATATCGGATATGCTGACTTGTAGAATCACTGGGCAGAAAACCTCAAACCATCATTTTTTCCCAAAATCGAAGGATCGCAAGCCATTTTGATCTATTATTCCGGCTCGTTCTACACATTTTATCTTTTCCATTCCCTAATGGCAATTAATCGGAGCGGAATTATCCTAAAAACAACGATTAGCGATCAGCGGCCTATGTAGCGTTTTTGAATCGCGAAATCATAGAACGAATAGAATTCCACGAAATTTACGAATCGGGGATAACTTGGATTCTTTTGGATTCCATGGAAGAATCTTTTTCACCACACAAGCTTATTGTTTTAAGTTGGAGGAATAAAAGCATGACGAGCAAAGAGCGCGTCCTGGCGGCGATCGCTCATCGAGCAACCGATCGCGTCCCCCTCGATTTTTGGGCGGAAGAGGTTGTTTGGCGGCGGCTCATGCGCGAGTTGGGCCTATCTTCAAAAAGTGCATTGCTCTCCCGTCTCAACATCGATTTGCGCTGGATCGATCATCGATATATCGGCCCGGATTTTTCCCATCCAAGAGGCGAAACTATCGAGAATATGTGGGGCGAACGATTCCGGATCATGCCCAACGGCGATCGCGTCGCCTGCGGCGGCGCTTTGGATCGCGTTCAAACCTTCGAGGAAATCGCCCGGCATCATTGGCCATCCAACGATTGGGTTAGCTATAGCCATTTGCGGGAATCGGCTCGGCGGGATGGGGAATACGCCATGGTTTACGGCTACGCCGATATTTGGCAGCGCGCCGCTATGATTCGTGGGTTGGACAATATGTTTTTCGACATGCTGGAGCGTCCGGAGTGGGTGGATTATATGACGGGAAAACTCATGGATTTCTACATCGAGGATTGGACGCGGGCTATGGAAGAGACGGAAGGGAGAATCGATCTGTTTTTTCTTATCAGCGACCTGGGAACGCAGCGTGGACCGATGATTAGCCTCGATTTATTCCGTCGCTTTATCAAGCCGAGAATTC carries:
- a CDS encoding DinB family protein, encoding MILTKEQFLQSLCQETDICKHLYSKIPSGALEYRPTPGQRSMLELLQYLTISVLAPAHAIIFDRSRIQEDAAKSKTVAADRFCEAMDEQMREVEKMVSELKEDDLLHRDVTLFSGKQGKMGDALVNYCLKFMAAYKMQLFLYLKSSGVTELDTYNCWAGIDRPADAKKP
- a CDS encoding NHL repeat-containing protein gives rise to the protein MPIAHDQTLTGRLEDAADKISYSFNAQKGHRVTIALIWLENNSWRIELLDPTGIVEAERSGASSPLQFSDEVLKKGGKYTIRISGAASGDYWISLWIFEQDVPLTLQPGQSATGELERRGDMDLFRFAAAAGDRASISLRLLSEGKPKFDLFDPSGILIQSVTGDVSQIQLQDRLLTESGDYFLRIGEKNDSYTGKYGLFLDIVSPPTPTPTSTFTFTPTPTMTPTFSPTPSFTATYTLTPSYTATAPPPPTSTFTPTLTFTPTATPTASPTPTITPTFTPSPTPTPVLPYLFTMAGDGVPGYGGDGGSARNARLNYPRSVCRDSHGNLYIADYWNHCIRKVDVSGTISTIAGDGSAGFSGDGGPAKKARLIFPQDVSLDGQGNLYIADSWNHRIRKIDAAGTISTIAGSRASGYSGDGGMATKASLNLPRGVCADASGALYIADTDNHRVRKVHPSGMITTAAGIGVSGYSGDGGPAVLAMLDSPWGVSADGSGNLYIADFGNHRIRKVGLDGVITTAAGTGIAGYSGDGGPAAKANLYHPIRIFADFAGSLFISDYFNHSIRKVDNAGLISTAAGSGKAGTGGYGLSDGAPLFQPSGAFADARGILYIADSANHRIRAVTNQIVIEAIADHTAYASETVSLSVIARGGDGTYDYSWSVESGPDRSLVQFSGMLENAALFTPAVWGVYVLVCSVDDHVQNPVIVKTTVTAKERPTPTPTATSTITPTPTDTPIRTPTPTATITPTPTPIVIPTLPANTLIVTDTLSTVEDLSGERDYDPVSSRELALRWNFNAKDITDFQIYAAPVDEYYVYIGHTGSGDVPYFSWKAGGAGLESAFQSGPKFGFSYRFQIYALQKGGTAALLGPLANKGPVELYSTVTVSDNILTKDDVSNGKDIDPDENRNLVIRWTLDSAIVDKNNIKAVHVYVKINGVLPYRYLGAAENETAVYLQWREKSSLLAEEFQDGPQFGNAYEFRIFAMKKYDRAGYYGPFDNPGPVLFLQSIEQTPTPMATATPTPTIPPTPTATWRFTPTPTPTKFYTPLATATPTATPTLSPWVTVTDDLNVTEDLSGGDDFDSYSDRVLAIRWKLPPYIDEDNTRSILVYVLVDQGDFALLGRTADGKAHYLEWKAQAHLLEPAFQNGPEYGHRYRFKIVALQYSWLPSFYGPFYNRLPVRFLSAD
- a CDS encoding LytS/YhcK type 5TM receptor domain-containing protein, which codes for MIFKPLFENLTLLLALCTAYSFTLRYYRKGTLTTQCFTGLIFGGVAFVVMMYPYVLAPGLIFDTRSVLLSTVGLFGGTISAAVAVLITASYRLWLGGPGMIMGVGVIVTSAAIGAIYHNKYRRSLENISPYDLYILGLIVHFFMIVWTLAVPWPLSLTVMKKIWLPVIVIYPIGNVILGLLLANQESLFHTEIRLKESEKRYRELVHNVNSIILRINPQGKITFINEYALQFFGYSEEEILGRDVLGSILPERESTGRNLKVILENILLHPIKYARSENENITKDGRRVWIVWSNRPIFDQKGNFVEIFCVGNDNTEQKRLEEQLIQSQKMESVGRLAGGIAHDFNNLLLIINGYSQLALQHLEPDSPIYKDIESILKAGERAAALTRQLLAFSRKQVIQAQIINLNTTIVELDKMLRRLIGENIELVTIPSPSLNPIKADPGQIEQIIMNMAVNARDAMPYGGKLVIETANIHLDESYTQNHAEVIPGDYVMLAISDSGCGMDKETMSKIFDPFFTTKDFGKGTGLGLSTVYGIVKQCEGHIWTYSELGQGTAFKIYFPSVIAPIVKEEYIKDSVENLQGSETILLVEDEDSVRNLLNNVLSQNGYRVLAASCGCDALSLFEENKESISLVITDVVMPGMSGRELSDRLAAFHSGVKILFLSGYTGENILLNDILEEGGAFIQKPIAIRDLLKKVKEILGT
- a CDS encoding chemotaxis protein CheX, which translates into the protein MEISYRENLSAIFETMLEKFSFMFCDPVSVEDIHSEETHFLRSSLAFSGPRSGVLSMMVPARLGAVIASNVLGTDPDAEDAVYNAQDAINELINLLVGNLLPELFGKNALFDFGIPESAVLDETEWKKWLADPCVLGFIIDDAPALLYFAIQA
- a CDS encoding response regulator, with product MSLSILVVDDSRVVHAVIAKTLEMAEIPVKKIFDAMNGKEALDILRSNPIDLVFSDIHMPIMDGVEMIENMWADDQLKKIPVVVVSSEGSQTRVKELVNFGVKSYIRKPFTPEMIREVVDKVMGE
- a CDS encoding HDOD domain-containing protein; translated protein: MRRLELLQRIEALPPISTVLQLAVRDLRCSGRMEPDVMKALRSEPELTDKIFKLANCGYFTDAAEIQSLTALVETLNENRALELVVCTSVFDWLLSAVQGGEIIPWDLCNHSFAVAAGAELLAEEMKIPAPKYAYLCGFLHDIGKILLEKRFEVDPKPILDLSCDESISVDEAERRMLGIDHMEVGSIVLQQWKMPSLIVDVVRWHHLPELYTRGDTLLVDLVHAADATALQMGVGPESEGLNYWASMAAETRLKLNVHIVEKVIFRIQSALESMKEFLAPAEGKGCDVS
- a CDS encoding chemotaxis protein CheD, giving the protein MKVSNNKDDIIITSSLGSCLGVTLYDPASCVGGMLHALLPQSNMNPERANGNPCMFVDSGFEALLAVILKMGANKKRLICKVAGGGTFLDQKGVFKTGERNFTILRKVLWKNNILIKSQEVGGSIPRTLILRLHDGQTSIRSRGVEVPF
- a CDS encoding uroporphyrinogen decarboxylase family protein, whose product is MTSKERVLAAIAHRATDRVPLDFWAEEVVWRRLMRELGLSSKSALLSRLNIDLRWIDHRYIGPDFSHPRGETIENMWGERFRIMPNGDRVACGGALDRVQTFEEIARHHWPSNDWVSYSHLRESARRDGEYAMVYGYADIWQRAAMIRGLDNMFFDMLERPEWVDYMTGKLMDFYIEDWTRAMEETEGRIDLFFLISDLGTQRGPMISLDLFRRFIKPRIQRMAELAHGFGKKLLFHSCGAVRSFIEEMIEAGVDALNPMQTGCAGMNPKELKTDFGARLCFHGGMDIQRALPFGTPEEVRTETKKMLEAMKGDGGFILAPSHTLLPDIPTENILAMYDCAVQ